A single Paraburkholderia sp. D15 DNA region contains:
- a CDS encoding phage tail assembly chaperone: MSGIVEINGTSYRIGRLDAKKQFHVARRLAPLLAGLGSALQEKTTALVDLVSPIAGALSTMSDVDTDYILDTCLMVVQRQQGDGWQSVMVRDGGLLFQDIDLPAMLRLAVAVIQQNLGSFFPDGPSTPGAAA, from the coding sequence ATGAGCGGAATCGTCGAAATCAACGGCACGTCCTACCGGATCGGGCGCCTGGACGCGAAGAAGCAGTTCCACGTCGCGCGACGGCTCGCGCCGCTGCTCGCAGGGCTCGGCAGCGCGCTGCAGGAAAAGACGACGGCCCTCGTCGATCTGGTCAGCCCGATCGCGGGCGCGCTGTCGACGATGTCGGACGTCGACACGGACTACATCCTCGACACCTGCCTGATGGTCGTGCAACGCCAGCAGGGTGACGGCTGGCAGAGCGTGATGGTGCGCGACGGCGGCTTGCTGTTTCAGGACATCGATCTGCCCGCGATGCTGCGGCTGGCGGTCGCCGTCATTCAACAGAACCTCGGCAGTTTTTTTCCCGACGGGCCGTCGACTCCAGGCGCGGCGGCCTGA